In one window of Haloimpatiens sp. FM7315 DNA:
- the thiM gene encoding hydroxyethylthiazole kinase, which yields MVHCITNFVTVNDCANIILAAGGSPTMAHHKDEVEEITENSSSLVLNMGNVHDTDAMILAGKKSNEVNNPVVLDPVGLGASKLRNDTFETLSKNIKFSVIRGNISEIKAAYNKKSSTKGVDADEKDEVKEDNLKDTVYMAKALSKKTNSVIVISGAIDIVANREKAYIIKNGHPIMAKVTGTGCMSTALIGALVGASRDNVLEGASLAVAVMGVSGEIAYKKMIKYEGGTMMFRMFLIDAISNMTCDVLNGGINIEEM from the coding sequence ATTGTTCACTGTATAACTAATTTTGTAACTGTAAATGACTGTGCTAATATAATATTAGCAGCTGGAGGGTCACCAACTATGGCCCATCACAAAGATGAAGTTGAGGAAATTACTGAAAACAGTAGCAGTCTTGTACTTAACATGGGAAATGTTCATGATACTGATGCTATGATTTTAGCAGGGAAAAAAAGCAATGAGGTAAATAATCCTGTAGTATTAGATCCTGTAGGGCTTGGAGCTTCAAAACTTAGAAATGATACCTTTGAAACTCTTTCTAAAAATATTAAATTTTCAGTTATAAGAGGTAATATATCAGAGATAAAAGCCGCTTATAATAAGAAATCTTCTACTAAAGGTGTGGATGCAGATGAAAAAGATGAGGTAAAAGAAGATAATCTAAAAGATACTGTATATATGGCAAAAGCTTTGAGTAAAAAAACCAATAGTGTTATTGTAATATCAGGAGCAATTGATATTGTTGCAAATAGGGAAAAAGCCTATATAATAAAAAATGGACATCCTATTATGGCTAAGGTAACTGGAACTGGGTGTATGTCTACAGCCTTAATAGGAGCATTAGTAGGAGCAAGTAGAGATAATGTTTTAGAGGGAGCTTCTTTAGCTGTTGCCGTTATGGGAGTTAGCGGCGAGATAGCCTATAAAAAAATGATAAAATATGAAGGCGGCACTATGATGTTTAGGATGTTTTTAATTGATGCTATAAGCAATATGACTTGTGATGTTTTAAATGGAGGAATTAACATTGAAGAAATGTAA
- a CDS encoding HAD family hydrolase: protein MKKCKYAIFDMDGTLIDSMIIWKDLGKEYLRIKGIKAPENLNEILSAMSMTESSEYFRKTYGIGDSVEKIISDINKIIESKYKYEIELKNNVREYLSHLKAKGVTMCVTTATPLELANGVLKRLGILNYFSFVACCDEVGYGKNRPDIFYYALEKMKADIKDTVVYEDADYALETAKKAGFYTIGVYDESAAKSKEEIKNLCNEYIESF from the coding sequence TTGAAGAAATGTAAATATGCCATCTTTGATATGGATGGAACCCTTATTGATTCTATGATTATTTGGAAAGACTTAGGCAAAGAATATTTAAGGATAAAAGGTATTAAAGCACCAGAAAATTTAAATGAAATACTAAGTGCTATGTCTATGACAGAATCTTCAGAGTATTTTAGAAAAACTTATGGAATAGGGGATTCTGTAGAAAAAATAATTAGTGATATAAATAAAATAATAGAGAGTAAATACAAATATGAAATAGAATTAAAAAATAACGTTAGAGAATATCTTTCACATTTAAAAGCTAAGGGGGTTACTATGTGTGTAACTACAGCTACCCCTTTAGAACTTGCAAATGGAGTGCTTAAACGGCTTGGTATTTTAAATTATTTTTCTTTCGTAGCCTGCTGTGATGAGGTTGGATACGGAAAAAACAGGCCAGATATATTTTATTATGCTTTAGAAAAAATGAAGGCAGATATAAAGGATACTGTGGTATATGAAGATGCGGATTATGCCCTTGAAACCGCTAAAAAAGCAGGATTTTATACCATAGGAGTATATGATGAGTCTGCGGCAAAGTCTAAAGAAGAAATAAAAAATTTATGTAATGAGTATATAGAAAGTTTTTAA